Proteins encoded by one window of Clostridium bornimense:
- a CDS encoding rRNA biogenesis protein rrp5 — MSKIKLLLDVVSDLRALADSVQAVADALGSNEPKEDKKSEQPKHEKQPEEKQITLEEVRAVLAEKSHDGFIAQVRGLLEKYGASKLSQIDPSKYAAILADAEELK, encoded by the coding sequence ATGAGTAAGATTAAGCTCCTTCTTGATGTAGTGTCAGATCTTCGAGCACTGGCAGATAGTGTTCAGGCTGTAGCTGATGCCCTTGGAAGTAATGAGCCTAAGGAGGATAAAAAGTCAGAGCAGCCAAAACATGAAAAACAGCCTGAAGAAAAGCAAATTACCTTAGAAGAAGTAAGAGCGGTGCTCGCGGAGAAAAGTCATGATGGATTTATTGCTCAGGTTAGAGGTCTTCTAGAAAAGTATGGTGCATCAAAACTTAGTCAGATTGATCCAAGTAAGTATGCTGCCATTCTTGCTGATGCGGAGGAGTTGAAATGA
- a CDS encoding DNA cytosine methyltransferase, translating to MRTPIIVSLFSGAGGLDIGFHKAGFHTVYASDVWDVACETLKKNSMADDVECIDVRKIDFKKLKEKHGEIDCLIGGPPCPPYSQTRHYLIGKKDGFEDEKAGFAVPEYFRAVKELEPTVFFFENVDGFTFKTHLEAFNFLKEQAELLGYNITHKVVNAANYGVPQTRKRFICVGVKKDLEPFVFPEETHSDPTKKSDKLPWVTCREAIGEFDTITEEEKKQRPGSKDYELFKNIPPGDNYLYYTEKRGCKDPKFKWKSRYWTFLLKLTPDRPSWTIQASFSNNQGPFHWKNRFLRIEEIKRLQTFPDSYQFCGDEKEQWRQIGNAVPCLLAEVFAIKIKEDYFNE from the coding sequence ATGAGAACTCCTATTATTGTAAGCTTATTCTCTGGCGCAGGAGGATTAGATATTGGATTTCACAAGGCGGGATTTCATACAGTATATGCATCAGACGTATGGGATGTTGCGTGTGAAACACTAAAGAAAAACTCTATGGCCGATGATGTTGAATGCATAGATGTTAGGAAAATTGATTTCAAGAAGTTGAAAGAAAAGCACGGTGAAATAGATTGTTTAATTGGAGGACCACCTTGTCCACCATACAGTCAAACACGTCATTACTTAATTGGAAAAAAAGACGGTTTTGAAGATGAAAAAGCAGGATTTGCTGTTCCTGAGTATTTTCGTGCGGTTAAGGAACTTGAACCCACTGTTTTCTTTTTTGAAAATGTGGATGGGTTTACATTTAAAACTCATTTAGAAGCGTTCAACTTTCTAAAAGAGCAAGCGGAACTACTAGGATATAATATCACGCATAAAGTTGTTAATGCTGCTAACTATGGGGTACCTCAAACACGAAAAAGGTTTATTTGTGTTGGAGTCAAAAAGGACCTTGAGCCTTTTGTTTTCCCGGAGGAGACTCACTCTGATCCTACTAAAAAGAGTGATAAGTTACCTTGGGTTACTTGTAGAGAGGCTATTGGTGAATTCGACACAATTACTGAAGAAGAGAAAAAGCAACGTCCAGGTTCAAAAGATTATGAATTATTTAAGAACATACCCCCGGGTGATAACTACTTGTATTACACTGAAAAGAGAGGATGTAAAGATCCTAAATTCAAATGGAAGTCTCGTTATTGGACATTTTTGTTAAAACTAACTCCTGATAGGCCGTCATGGACAATACAAGCAAGTTTCTCTAACAATCAGGGGCCTTTTCACTGGAAAAATCGATTCTTAAGAATAGAGGAGATAAAAAGACTTCAAACATTTCCAGATAGTTATCAATTTTGTGGTGATGAAAAGGAACAATGGCGTCAAATTGGCAATGCAGTTCCTTGCTTACTTGCTGAAGTCTTTGCAATAAAAATTAAGGAGGATTATTTTAATGAGTAG
- a CDS encoding DUF2815 family protein, with amino-acid sequence MSKTAKRTNPTKVVTGVVRLSYANVWEPKSINGGAEKYSVSLIIPKSDTKTLSAINEAVNAAIEEGKGKFGGKIPNKAALKLPLRDGDIDRPDDEAYANSYFINANSNTPPQIVDRNVNPIIDRSEVYSGVYARVSINFYAFNSNGNKGIACGLGNIQKIRDGEPLGGRTNAADDFATDVDDDFLS; translated from the coding sequence ATGTCAAAAACAGCAAAAAGAACAAATCCAACAAAAGTAGTTACAGGAGTTGTCAGACTTTCTTATGCTAATGTGTGGGAACCTAAATCAATCAATGGCGGTGCTGAAAAATACAGTGTGAGCCTGATTATTCCTAAGAGTGATACTAAAACCTTAAGTGCTATCAATGAAGCGGTGAATGCTGCAATAGAAGAAGGTAAAGGTAAATTCGGTGGTAAGATTCCAAATAAAGCGGCGTTAAAGCTTCCTCTACGTGACGGAGATATTGATCGTCCAGATGATGAAGCTTATGCAAATAGCTATTTTATCAATGCCAATAGCAATACCCCTCCACAAATTGTAGATAGAAACGTCAATCCAATCATTGATCGTTCTGAAGTATACTCTGGTGTCTATGCAAGAGTGAGTATCAACTTCTACGCCTTTAACTCCAATGGAAACAAAGGTATAGCCTGTGGTCTTGGAAATATTCAAAAAATCCGTGATGGTGAACCTTTGGGTGGCAGAACTAATGCAGCTGATGATTTTGCCACTGATGTGGATGATGACTTTTTATCATGA
- a CDS encoding DUF2800 domain-containing protein: MSKHAILSASGAHRWMNCTPSARLEQEFDDNSGEAAAEGTAAHALSEHKLRKALKMRSKKPVSPYDSDEMDNYTDGYVEFVLEVIEQAKQICSDPLILIEQRLDFSKYVPEGFGTGDCLIIADGTLHIIDFKYGQGVLVSAEDNPQMKLYALGALDLFDGIYDIEMVSMTIYQPRRENVSTSTVSKENLYQWAEEVLKPKAELAFNGDGNYCPGEWCQFCRAAVKCRARAEAKMKLATLEFALPPLISDEEIADILSSIGDLTNWANEIIAYATDAAVNHGKKWPGFKVVEGRSNRKYKDEEAVAEAAKNAGYRDIYKQSLITITEMEKLMGKSKFNEILGELVMKPPGKPTLVPVSDKRPEMNTSSAKNDFMEV; this comes from the coding sequence ATGAGTAAACATGCAATTCTCTCCGCGTCAGGGGCTCATCGCTGGATGAACTGTACACCATCGGCAAGGCTAGAACAGGAGTTTGATGACAACAGTGGTGAGGCTGCAGCTGAAGGTACAGCAGCTCATGCATTAAGTGAACACAAACTCCGAAAGGCACTTAAGATGAGATCAAAAAAGCCGGTCTCTCCATACGACTCAGATGAGATGGACAATTATACCGATGGTTACGTGGAGTTTGTACTTGAAGTGATTGAGCAAGCTAAGCAAATTTGTAGTGATCCCCTAATCTTGATAGAACAGCGGCTTGACTTTTCAAAGTATGTACCTGAGGGATTTGGAACCGGGGATTGTTTAATTATAGCTGATGGAACTCTTCACATTATTGATTTTAAGTATGGTCAGGGTGTCTTAGTCAGCGCAGAAGACAATCCTCAAATGAAACTTTATGCCCTTGGTGCACTGGATCTATTTGATGGCATTTATGATATCGAGATGGTTTCAATGACAATTTATCAACCCCGTCGAGAAAATGTCAGTACATCCACAGTCTCAAAAGAAAACTTGTATCAGTGGGCTGAAGAAGTTTTAAAACCTAAAGCTGAATTAGCCTTCAATGGTGACGGCAACTATTGTCCCGGTGAATGGTGTCAATTTTGCAGAGCAGCTGTGAAATGTAGAGCAAGAGCAGAAGCAAAAATGAAACTGGCTACGCTTGAGTTTGCTCTACCACCACTTATATCTGATGAAGAGATTGCTGACATTTTATCTTCTATCGGTGATCTCACTAACTGGGCAAATGAGATTATAGCCTATGCGACGGATGCAGCAGTTAATCATGGAAAGAAGTGGCCAGGGTTTAAAGTAGTCGAAGGTCGCTCCAACCGTAAATATAAAGATGAAGAAGCAGTCGCAGAAGCAGCAAAGAATGCAGGATACCGAGATATATACAAGCAAAGTCTCATTACCATTACCGAAATGGAAAAATTGATGGGCAAGTCAAAATTTAATGAAATCCTTGGTGAGCTAGTTATGAAGCCACCAGGCAAACCGACGCTAGTTCCAGTTTCAGATAAGCGTCCTGAAATGAACACATCATCAGCAAAAAATGATTTTATGGAGGTATAA
- a CDS encoding DNA cytosine methyltransferase, translating to MINKHDSIYKLKKEHLKNIVPFQLEEAFQGLEFDIEGNLNIPYTHKGYTCNDKKHLFENSEVQAISFFSGCGGLDIGTQLAGVKVISSLDFYEDSVNTLKKNSFFDHSVHFNEDIGNVKGSDFTDIIKKNNPSKLIVVGGPPCQPFSKAGYWITNEKRQANDDPRNMIGQYFRIISEIMPDGFVLENVESILHPSNYEAVESIFENMEKLGYNYSLLKINAADYGVPQKRKRVFFLASKKEIHAELLATHGDEKSILKNPELLPYERVIDWIGKFDDKSYYIDEDVSTEGKWENELTCIPPGKNYIALSERAGHPNPTFVAGKRYWSSLLKLHPYQPSWTIIASPGHWEGPFHWDNRRLSIRECAAIQTFPDDYVFYGSLRSQRKQIGNAVPPLLAKKIVEELCRWI from the coding sequence ATGATTAATAAGCATGATAGCATATATAAATTAAAAAAAGAACATTTAAAGAATATTGTCCCTTTTCAGTTGGAGGAAGCGTTTCAAGGACTAGAATTTGATATAGAAGGAAACCTAAATATTCCTTATACACATAAAGGATATACTTGCAACGATAAAAAGCATCTTTTTGAGAATTCTGAAGTGCAAGCAATCAGTTTCTTTTCAGGTTGTGGGGGATTGGATATAGGAACACAGCTTGCTGGTGTCAAGGTTATTTCAAGTTTAGATTTTTATGAAGATAGCGTGAATACTCTTAAGAAGAATTCTTTCTTTGATCATAGTGTTCATTTTAATGAGGATATAGGTAATGTTAAAGGTAGTGATTTTACAGATATCATTAAGAAAAATAATCCATCCAAATTGATAGTCGTAGGTGGTCCACCTTGCCAGCCGTTTTCAAAAGCGGGATATTGGATAACTAATGAAAAACGACAGGCTAATGATGATCCGCGTAATATGATTGGACAATATTTCAGAATTATTTCAGAGATAATGCCAGATGGCTTTGTATTAGAAAATGTAGAAAGTATCTTACATCCTTCGAATTATGAAGCAGTTGAATCAATTTTTGAAAATATGGAGAAGTTGGGATACAACTATAGCCTTTTGAAGATTAATGCAGCAGATTATGGCGTACCACAAAAGAGAAAAAGAGTTTTCTTTTTGGCATCAAAAAAGGAGATTCATGCAGAACTTTTGGCTACTCACGGAGATGAAAAGAGTATCCTAAAAAATCCTGAGTTATTGCCGTATGAAAGAGTTATTGATTGGATTGGGAAATTTGACGATAAATCATATTATATAGATGAGGATGTTAGTACAGAAGGAAAATGGGAAAATGAATTGACTTGCATTCCACCTGGAAAGAACTACATTGCTTTATCGGAAAGAGCTGGTCATCCGAATCCAACATTTGTTGCAGGAAAAAGATACTGGAGTTCTTTATTAAAACTTCATCCATATCAACCATCTTGGACTATTATTGCTAGTCCTGGACATTGGGAGGGACCTTTTCATTGGGATAATAGGAGATTAAGTATAAGAGAGTGTGCAGCCATTCAGACCTTCCCCGATGATTATGTGTTCTATGGAAGTTTAAGGTCACAAAGAAAACAAATTGGTAATGCAGTACCACCTTTACTTGCAAAAAAAATTGTTGAAGAATTGTGTAGGTGGATATAA
- a CDS encoding RNA polymerase sigma factor translates to MYFKHRPIFVSFAANAIRRKGCKNMSRAYKTSQKKRTNYIYYTSEGTKIVVIPGENGVTEADIELLHTMDDDEVDEQRRYDYRVTTHLDAYHDGEEEAAHDRNKYLADDTANPEQLIIQAEDEVEHQDTLEKLTKAMESLLPQQKELFQKVYLEKRSNTDIAAEEGVTEAAIRGRLKKLHERLRKILS, encoded by the coding sequence GTGTACTTCAAGCACAGACCTATTTTTGTATCCTTTGCCGCCAATGCAATCCGGCGGAAAGGATGCAAAAACATGTCAAGAGCGTACAAAACTAGCCAAAAGAAGAGAACTAACTACATTTATTACACATCCGAAGGAACGAAGATTGTGGTTATTCCAGGTGAGAATGGAGTAACCGAAGCGGACATCGAGCTTTTACACACTATGGATGATGACGAAGTGGACGAGCAGCGCCGCTATGATTATCGGGTAACAACACATCTGGATGCTTATCATGATGGTGAAGAGGAAGCAGCCCATGACCGCAATAAGTATCTTGCAGATGATACTGCTAATCCAGAACAGCTAATCATACAAGCAGAAGATGAGGTAGAGCATCAAGATACGCTGGAAAAGTTAACAAAGGCAATGGAGTCTCTTTTACCACAACAGAAAGAACTTTTCCAAAAAGTATATCTTGAGAAACGATCCAACACTGACATTGCAGCAGAAGAAGGTGTGACAGAAGCTGCCATTCGCGGCCGCCTTAAGAAGCTTCATGAAAGACTTAGAAAAATTCTATCCTAA
- a CDS encoding helix-turn-helix domain-containing protein, with protein MAGNHSFKDYVADRFYNEVFAAIQSYTTDNYDDLDLRLYRVRNIGGIELSDIEVKFVSVNDLPDMKIEFDIVVEAELEVRESDYHYDESENCRQWFMLKCTGDLDCNLDDFTISSVTEYSSKNRQPKPMSDSLVPIIYKEQLESVATDFLRRHYPKALKTPMAIEPQVLAENMGLTVEMREITKDFSVFGQLYFHDCDTEFYDKDSDEMVQTHIDARTIIVDPKAFFLRNLGSVNNTIVHECVHWDQHRKAFELERLYNSSVTRIKCQVVGGIKDNSRDATDWMEWQANALTPKIQMPIAMFKTQAFKYIKQFRTELGTSELIDVMEPVIDALATFFCVSRTAAKIRMIDAGYEEAIGTFTYIDGRYVKPHRFKKGALERNQTFSISAEDAAIQSITNPEMAALVGDGSYVYVDSHFVLNHPKYLTQDIFGQTVLTDYARTHMEECCLAFNLSVKSGCKERYYTECFLNRDKTSNIDFDIKYCNGFEHATPEKKAKILADTLAEETRIYNELPNSYTSSLKIVREWKNVTYKELAERILINERTIRRIVNGEEPGSINSIILICLGLHLPPNISSHIIRNSPFSLNFNNDSHIWYNFALTHLYPKSMDEIRAFLQEHGADPL; from the coding sequence TTGGCAGGCAATCATTCTTTTAAGGACTATGTGGCAGATAGATTCTATAATGAAGTATTTGCTGCTATACAAAGTTACACCACGGACAACTACGATGATTTGGACTTAAGGCTATACAGGGTTCGAAATATTGGAGGCATAGAATTATCAGATATAGAGGTAAAGTTTGTATCTGTTAATGACTTGCCAGATATGAAAATAGAATTTGATATTGTTGTGGAAGCCGAATTAGAAGTCCGTGAGTCGGACTATCATTATGATGAATCGGAAAACTGTAGACAGTGGTTTATGCTGAAATGCACAGGTGATTTAGATTGCAATTTAGATGATTTCACAATCTCCAGTGTAACTGAGTATTCCAGCAAAAATAGGCAGCCCAAACCTATGTCGGACTCTCTGGTACCTATCATTTACAAGGAACAACTGGAATCTGTTGCTACAGACTTCCTTCGCAGACATTACCCAAAAGCATTAAAAACCCCAATGGCAATTGAACCACAAGTACTAGCAGAAAATATGGGTCTTACAGTGGAAATGAGAGAAATTACAAAGGATTTCTCTGTTTTTGGACAGTTATACTTTCACGATTGCGATACAGAATTCTATGATAAAGACAGTGACGAAATGGTGCAGACCCATATAGATGCCAGAACTATTATAGTCGATCCAAAAGCGTTCTTCCTACGCAATCTAGGATCAGTTAACAATACCATTGTGCATGAGTGTGTTCATTGGGATCAGCATAGAAAAGCATTTGAATTGGAGCGGCTTTATAACAGCAGCGTCACACGAATCAAGTGTCAGGTAGTTGGTGGCATAAAAGACAATAGCAGAGATGCTACTGATTGGATGGAATGGCAGGCAAATGCCCTCACCCCGAAGATACAAATGCCAATTGCAATGTTTAAAACCCAAGCGTTTAAGTATATTAAGCAATTTCGTACGGAATTAGGAACGTCTGAACTTATAGATGTAATGGAGCCAGTTATTGACGCTTTGGCTACTTTTTTCTGTGTCTCCCGAACCGCAGCTAAAATCCGTATGATTGATGCCGGGTATGAGGAGGCAATTGGAACCTTTACATATATAGATGGTCGTTATGTCAAACCTCATAGGTTTAAGAAGGGTGCGCTTGAAAGAAATCAAACGTTCTCTATAAGTGCGGAGGATGCTGCCATCCAAAGCATAACTAATCCTGAAATGGCAGCTTTAGTTGGAGATGGAAGTTATGTTTATGTAGATTCTCACTTTGTTTTAAATCATCCCAAATATTTAACACAGGATATATTTGGACAGACTGTACTTACTGATTATGCACGAACCCATATGGAAGAGTGCTGTTTGGCTTTTAACTTATCAGTCAAGTCTGGATGTAAGGAAAGATATTATACTGAATGTTTTCTCAACCGAGATAAGACATCAAATATTGATTTCGACATAAAATACTGTAACGGTTTTGAACACGCAACTCCAGAGAAGAAAGCAAAGATACTAGCTGATACACTGGCTGAAGAAACGCGGATCTATAATGAACTGCCAAATAGTTATACAAGCTCTCTTAAAATAGTGCGTGAATGGAAAAATGTAACTTATAAAGAATTAGCTGAACGAATACTGATTAATGAACGTACTATAAGACGAATCGTTAATGGTGAAGAGCCAGGTTCTATCAATTCCATAATCTTAATTTGCCTTGGACTTCATCTACCACCTAATATTAGTAGTCATATAATTCGCAATTCCCCCTTTTCGTTAAACTTCAATAACGATAGTCATATTTGGTATAATTTTGCCCTGACTCACCTATATCCAAAATCGATGGATGAGATTAGAGCGTTTTTACAGGAACATGGTGCAGACCCATTATAA
- a CDS encoding LlaJI family restriction endonuclease, producing the protein MIFVKELEKYNINYLKSIFLNDSSIIEYLISKKILIKYDSGFYSFDYVGILLYKDEVIFSLPKYTQKSNYKDKAVKLLQLFGQYTKREKLEEEELETFGAIDSTTSYNMLSTIIFILNDYIENGVYTNEKSVNELNGNSEINWQKTIDDVMPILSNGNVLYLDYYTDTYITDDENYFMQLHKYIINECTKKLDSYGLIEYFGFSRFEFDVDENTLGSPNYITTKLNNELSIQFVSRKQILLKAMISFINNVIINSDNNFVSFYGTRSFNLVWEKTCGYVLNNKYPILKKLISNPIWTLDGVIEYKAPTLKPDILCVTHNTFAILDAKYYKLEIKNDTIVGHPGVEDVTKQYLYHLAFEAFIRKFNFSNVKNVFLLPTEKNSLSQIGTVKIDFLRSLTLRDILLFEVPAEMIFEMYSKGKKISIESFLNLSIETIE; encoded by the coding sequence ATGATTTTTGTGAAAGAATTAGAAAAATATAATATCAACTATTTGAAAAGTATTTTTCTGAATGATTCCTCTATTATTGAATATTTGATTAGTAAAAAAATACTTATAAAATATGACAGTGGATTTTATTCTTTCGACTATGTAGGTATCCTACTATATAAGGATGAAGTTATTTTTTCTTTACCTAAATATACTCAAAAGAGCAATTATAAAGATAAGGCTGTCAAATTGCTCCAGTTGTTTGGTCAATACACAAAGAGGGAGAAATTGGAGGAAGAAGAGTTAGAAACATTTGGTGCAATAGATTCTACGACTTCTTATAATATGCTTTCTACAATAATCTTTATTTTAAATGATTATATTGAGAATGGAGTATACACTAATGAAAAAAGCGTTAATGAGTTAAATGGCAATTCAGAAATTAACTGGCAAAAAACTATAGATGATGTCATGCCGATATTATCTAATGGCAATGTTCTATATTTGGACTATTACACGGATACATACATAACTGATGATGAAAACTATTTTATGCAACTTCACAAGTATATTATTAATGAATGCACAAAAAAATTAGATTCGTACGGATTAATTGAATACTTTGGATTTAGCCGTTTTGAATTTGATGTAGATGAGAATACCCTTGGTTCACCAAATTATATTACGACTAAATTAAATAATGAACTGTCCATACAATTTGTAAGCAGAAAACAAATACTCCTTAAGGCTATGATTTCTTTCATTAACAATGTAATTATTAACTCAGATAATAATTTTGTTAGCTTTTATGGCACTCGTAGTTTCAATCTAGTATGGGAGAAAACCTGTGGATATGTTCTCAATAATAAATACCCAATATTGAAGAAGTTAATATCAAATCCAATATGGACATTAGATGGAGTAATAGAGTATAAAGCACCAACCCTTAAACCAGATATTCTCTGTGTTACACATAATACATTTGCTATTTTAGATGCAAAGTATTATAAACTCGAAATTAAGAATGATACAATTGTTGGACATCCAGGAGTAGAGGATGTTACTAAACAATATTTGTATCACCTTGCTTTTGAAGCTTTTATTAGAAAGTTTAACTTTAGTAATGTAAAAAATGTATTTTTATTACCCACAGAAAAGAACTCATTATCTCAAATTGGGACAGTAAAGATAGATTTTCTTAGAAGTTTGACTTTGAGAGATATATTATTGTTCGAGGTCCCTGCTGAAATGATATTTGAAATGTATTCGAAAGGAAAGAAAATAAGTATAGAGAGCTTCTTAAATTTGAGTATAGAGACAATAGAATAA
- a CDS encoding McrB family protein, with translation MSSLRWEVDYNGVLVWREAATCSRNRGEGKTELIRELFERDGWTCQVIDDSSKFVKISLSNPNFENSVIYNVALVNVVNEYRNRSDDPESPSSYEKRIQGQDFSQYNLENKLVLGLYVIDSEEDLNNSIIVSWPKEILTDGSNRAYRVNTKENIQPARVFGLYADKSSAYNVVTFKPQNIHIYLKNRDALHRYDAPSIEENAQPEGSVDLQQPVIDYPHNRIIFGAPGTGKSFKLDKDKSVFGDNYERVTFHPNYSYSQFVGSYKPKPKKNGNGDEYVSYEFVPGPFLRTWVNAQKSLKDNDGKSHLLIIEEINRANVAAVFGDVFQLLDRKADGTSEYEISTTEDMRKYLIEEHYFTIDEVASIKLPNNMYIWATMNSADQGVTPVDSAFKRRWHFEYIGINECMDEISEKEIDLKPYGRVNWNQLRLKINDRLTQPDLNINEDKLIGPFFLSEKELESNNIDLIFKSKLLMYLYEDVLKHRKGKLFRSDLNTLSKVFEAYDKGENVFDFELTSELLDNSEDITEQMVEQVNNMGNE, from the coding sequence ATGAGTAGTTTGCGATGGGAAGTTGACTATAATGGGGTTTTAGTATGGCGAGAAGCCGCAACTTGCTCTCGGAATAGAGGGGAGGGAAAGACAGAATTAATAAGAGAATTATTCGAGAGGGATGGTTGGACATGTCAAGTTATAGATGACTCTAGTAAATTTGTTAAAATAAGTCTTTCCAATCCCAACTTTGAAAATTCAGTAATATATAACGTAGCATTAGTGAATGTGGTAAACGAGTACCGTAACCGTAGTGATGACCCGGAATCACCCAGTTCATATGAAAAGCGCATTCAAGGACAAGACTTCAGCCAATACAATTTAGAGAATAAGCTTGTTTTAGGATTATATGTAATAGATAGTGAAGAGGATTTAAATAATTCCATAATAGTATCATGGCCAAAGGAAATTTTAACAGATGGCTCTAACAGAGCATATAGAGTTAACACAAAAGAAAATATTCAACCAGCTAGGGTTTTTGGATTGTATGCTGATAAGAGTTCTGCATATAATGTTGTAACTTTTAAACCCCAGAATATCCACATATACTTAAAAAACAGGGATGCGCTCCATAGGTATGATGCACCTTCAATAGAGGAGAATGCACAACCAGAAGGAAGCGTAGATTTACAACAACCTGTGATTGATTATCCTCATAACAGAATTATTTTTGGCGCTCCTGGGACAGGCAAAAGTTTCAAACTAGATAAGGATAAATCAGTATTTGGCGACAATTATGAGAGAGTTACATTCCATCCAAACTACTCATATTCACAATTTGTTGGTTCATATAAGCCTAAACCTAAAAAAAATGGTAACGGTGACGAGTATGTATCTTATGAATTTGTTCCTGGTCCTTTTTTAAGAACCTGGGTAAATGCACAAAAGAGCTTGAAAGACAATGATGGAAAAAGTCATCTATTAATTATTGAAGAAATTAATAGAGCAAATGTAGCTGCTGTATTCGGAGATGTTTTTCAATTACTCGATAGGAAAGCGGATGGTACGAGTGAATATGAAATTTCAACAACAGAAGATATGAGAAAATACCTAATCGAAGAGCATTATTTTACAATAGATGAAGTCGCCTCTATAAAACTTCCCAACAATATGTATATATGGGCAACAATGAACAGTGCAGATCAAGGTGTTACTCCAGTAGACTCTGCGTTTAAGAGAAGGTGGCATTTTGAATATATTGGAATTAATGAATGTATGGATGAAATCTCTGAAAAGGAAATTGACCTAAAACCTTATGGAAGAGTTAATTGGAATCAATTGAGATTGAAAATCAATGATAGATTAACACAACCAGACTTAAATATAAACGAAGATAAGCTAATAGGGCCGTTCTTTTTAAGCGAAAAAGAGCTAGAATCAAATAATATTGATCTGATTTTTAAGAGTAAACTGTTAATGTACTTATATGAAGACGTATTAAAACATCGGAAAGGTAAACTTTTCAGATCTGATTTAAACACTTTATCAAAAGTATTCGAAGCCTACGATAAGGGGGAGAATGTTTTTGATTTTGAACTAACATCTGAGCTTCTAGATAACTCAGAAGATATAACCGAGCAAATGGTCGAACAGGTGAATAACATGGGGAATGAATAG